GTGGAACATCGCTGCCATGACTTTGGAATGGCCGATCAAACAGTGCCAGGTGATGGCGTAGTTACCGGTTATGGAATGATTAATGGCCGCTTGGTGTTTGTATTTTCACAAGATTTCACTGTATTAGGCGGATCTTTATCTGAAGCACATGCAGAAAAAATTTGCAAAATCATGGATCAGGCCCTGAAGGTTGGTGCGCCTGTGATTGGCTTAAATGACTCTGGCGGCGCACGTATTCAGGAAGGCGTTGCTTCCTTAGGCGGCTATGCAGAAATCTTTCAGCGTAACGTTACTGCTTCAGGTGTGATTCCACAGATCTCTTTGATCATGGGGCCATCCGCTGGTGGTGCCGTATATTCACCGGCGTTGACCGACTTCATCTTCATGGTTAAAGACAGTTCTTATATGTTTGTCACTGGTCCAGAAGTTGTCAAGACTGTTACTCATGAGGACGTCACCTCTGAAGAATTAGGTGGTGCTGTAACGCATTCAACCGTGTCAGGAGTCTGCGACTTGGCATTTGATAATGATGTTGAAGCAATCATGATGCTGCGTCGTTTCTTTAATTATTTGCCGCTCTCTAACCGCGAAAAACCACCGCTAATTAAAGGCGCAAACCGCAATGAAGAGTTTGATTTCTCCTTGGATACCTTGGTGCCCTCTAATCCAAATCAACCATATGATATGAAAGAGTTGATTGAGAAGATTGCCGATGATGGCGAGTTCTTCGAATTGCAGCCTGACTACGCTAAAAATATTGTGATTGGTTTTGCGCGTATGGAAGGACGTTCAATTGGTATCGTAGCAAACCAACCATTAGTTTTGGCTGGCTGTTTGGATATTAAAGCCTCCATTAAGGCTGCACGTTTCGTTCGTTTCTGTGATGCCTTTAATATTCCAGTGGTGACCTTAGTAGATGTTCCAGGCTTCATGCCAGGTACTGCACAAGAGTACGGCGGCATTATTAAGCATGGGGCTAAATTACTCTATGCCTACGCTGATTGCACTGTGCCTAAAGTGACATTGATTACTCGCAAAGCCTACGGCGGAGCCTATGATGTGATGGCCTCAAAGCATTTACGTGGTGACGTGAACTTTGCATGGCCATCCGCAGAAATTGCGGTGATGGGTCCAAAGGGTGCTGTTGAGATTATCTTCCGTGAAGAAAAATCTGATCCCGAGAAGATTGCAGCCCGTGAAGCAGAGTACAAATCGAAGTTTGCAAACCCATTTGTTGCTGGGCGTCGTGGTTATATCGATGACGTCATTTTGCCTCATGAAACGCGCAAACGTATTGCCCGTTCTCTGGCGATGCTGAAAGATAAAGACTTGAAGAATCCTGCCCGTAAACACGGCAATATTCCTCTGTAAGGGCGCCAACAAATCATGACTACGAAAATGTTTAAGAAAATTTTGATTGCAAATCGCGGCGAGATTGCTTGTCGCGTTATGAGTACCGCCAAGAAAATGGGTATTAAGACGGTGGCCGTCTATTCAGAAGCAGACAAAGAAGCGCGTCACGTGCAGCTAGCAGATGAGGCGATATGTATTGGGCCTGCATCTTCTAGAGAATCTTATTTGCTAATGGATCGCATCATTCAGGCTTGTAAAGATACGGGTGCTGAGGCAGTTCATCCTGGGTATGGTTTTTTATCTGAGAACGAACAGTTCGCCAGACGTTGCGAAGAGGAGGGTATTGTCTTCATCGGCCCGAAATACCAATCCATTGCTGCAATGGGTGACAAGATTGCCTCCAAGAAATTGGCATTAGAGGCCAAGGTCAACACAATCCCGGGCCACAACGAGGCAATCGCAACAACTGAAGAAGCAGTCAAAATCGCTCATGGTATTGGCTACCCAGTGATGATTAAGGCTTCTGCTGGAGGCGGTGGCAAGGGTCTGCGAGTAGCATTTAATGATAAAGAGGCGGCCGAAGGTTTTGCTGCATGCAAGACCGAGGCAATGAATAGCTTTGGTGATGATCGTATCTTTATTGAGAAGTTTGTTGAAGGCCCGCGCCATATTGAGATTCAGATATTGGGTGATTCGCATGGCAACGTGGTGTATCTAAATGAGCGAGATTGTTCGATTCAGCGTCGTCACCAGAAGGTGATCGAGGAAGCGCCATCACCCTTTATCGATCCTGCAACTCGTAAGGCTATGGGTGACCAAGCTGTTGCTTTGGCTAAAGCAGTGAACTATCAATCTGCCGGTACTGTCGAGTTTGTGGTGGGCAAAGATAAGTCTTTCTACTTTTTGGAGATGAACACCCGCCTACAAGTCGAGCATCCGGTAACCGAGTCGATCACAGGTCTTGACCTCGTTGAGCAAATGATTCGTGTAGCTGCCGGCGAAAAGCTCGCTTTTAAGCAAGCGGATGTGAAGTTGGATGGTTGGTCAATAGAATGCCGTATCAATGCTGATGATCCATTTCGCAATTTCTTACCTTCGACTGGACGTTTAGTTAAGTATCGCCCACCAGAAGCCATCAATGGCGTACGCGTCGATACAGGCGTATATGAGGGCGGTGAGATTCCGATGTATTACGACTCCATGATTGCCAAATTGATTGTGCATGGCAGGGATCGCACTGAGGCTATAGAAAAAATGCGTGCTGCCTTAAATGATTTCGTCATTCGGGGCATCCATTCTAATATTCCTTTTCAGGCAGCGCTGTTGCAGCATCCCCGTTTTGTGAATGGTGATTTCACAACGGGCTTTATTGCAGAGGAATATCCAGAAGGATTTAAAAAAGACTCCGTACAACCAACTGATCCGAAGCGCCTTGCAGCACTGGCTGCCTTTATGCGCTATCGCTACCTAGAGCACATCAAAATGATTGACGGTCAATTAGCTGGCCATGAAATGATCATAGCGAAAAAGTTTGTTGTGGTTACGGGTATCAAAGCCGGCTCGATGAATGATCCAGTTGAGCTGCCTATTCGCGTCGAGTTAAAGGATGGAATTTACTCTGTCTATATCGATGAGGCCGATGAAGTAAGTCGTTACGATATCGTTAGTGATTGGCGCCCAGGACAAATTTGTCTGAACGCTACCATTAATGGCAGCCATAAAATTACTGCACAAGTAGAGCGCCGTAGTGTGAAATATATTTTGGTGCTTGATGGCGTACATTTTGAATGTATGGTCCTGAGCCCATTAGGTGCAGAGCTCCAGCGCCGGATGCCAGTGAAGCTGCCACCGGATACATCGAAGTTGGTGATGTCGCCCAT
Above is a genomic segment from Polynucleobacter sp. MG-5-Ahmo-C2 containing:
- a CDS encoding acyl-CoA carboxylase subunit beta; translation: MKEIIQQLEAKRELARLGGGQKRIQAQHAKGKLTARERIELLLDAGTFEEWDMFVEHRCHDFGMADQTVPGDGVVTGYGMINGRLVFVFSQDFTVLGGSLSEAHAEKICKIMDQALKVGAPVIGLNDSGGARIQEGVASLGGYAEIFQRNVTASGVIPQISLIMGPSAGGAVYSPALTDFIFMVKDSSYMFVTGPEVVKTVTHEDVTSEELGGAVTHSTVSGVCDLAFDNDVEAIMMLRRFFNYLPLSNREKPPLIKGANRNEEFDFSLDTLVPSNPNQPYDMKELIEKIADDGEFFELQPDYAKNIVIGFARMEGRSIGIVANQPLVLAGCLDIKASIKAARFVRFCDAFNIPVVTLVDVPGFMPGTAQEYGGIIKHGAKLLYAYADCTVPKVTLITRKAYGGAYDVMASKHLRGDVNFAWPSAEIAVMGPKGAVEIIFREEKSDPEKIAAREAEYKSKFANPFVAGRRGYIDDVILPHETRKRIARSLAMLKDKDLKNPARKHGNIPL
- the accC gene encoding acetyl-CoA carboxylase biotin carboxylase subunit, with translation MFKKILIANRGEIACRVMSTAKKMGIKTVAVYSEADKEARHVQLADEAICIGPASSRESYLLMDRIIQACKDTGAEAVHPGYGFLSENEQFARRCEEEGIVFIGPKYQSIAAMGDKIASKKLALEAKVNTIPGHNEAIATTEEAVKIAHGIGYPVMIKASAGGGGKGLRVAFNDKEAAEGFAACKTEAMNSFGDDRIFIEKFVEGPRHIEIQILGDSHGNVVYLNERDCSIQRRHQKVIEEAPSPFIDPATRKAMGDQAVALAKAVNYQSAGTVEFVVGKDKSFYFLEMNTRLQVEHPVTESITGLDLVEQMIRVAAGEKLAFKQADVKLDGWSIECRINADDPFRNFLPSTGRLVKYRPPEAINGVRVDTGVYEGGEIPMYYDSMIAKLIVHGRDRTEAIEKMRAALNDFVIRGIHSNIPFQAALLQHPRFVNGDFTTGFIAEEYPEGFKKDSVQPTDPKRLAALAAFMRYRYLEHIKMIDGQLAGHEMIIAKKFVVVTGIKAGSMNDPVELPIRVELKDGIYSVYIDEADEVSRYDIVSDWRPGQICLNATINGSHKITAQVERRSVKYILVLDGVHFECMVLSPLGAELQRRMPVKLPPDTSKLVMSPMPGLLTKIAVKAGETVTAGQKLASIEAMKMENTLSAMQDGVVAEICANEGDSLAVDQLIIRFE